In one window of Prosthecobacter fusiformis DNA:
- a CDS encoding potassium transporter Kup: MSDHKPSNNWSLALVALGVVFGDIGTSPLYALRECLDHAGYDPAIHGVEMVYGPISLMFWSLSIMVSVKYLSLLSYATAQGEGGMFALLSLLKSKKEVLTPKSMAFVLLVVLFGASLLYGDGMITPAISVLSAVEGLKQINPDLAHWVVPISVTILMGLFMVQKHGTAKIGVAFGPIMIVWFLALGGLGLYRFLEHPEVIQSLSPHWGLLYLWDHGYHGIVIMGMVLLAVTGCEALYADIGHFGHKPLQRSWFIMVWPALTLNYLGQGALVVNDPGALEHPFFKLVPQALLVPMIILATGATIIASQAMITGVFSLTQQAVQLGYLPRLRIVHTNPDVRGQIYMPQVNFLLMAACIALVIGFQTSSALASAYGLSVSMEMLLTSILFYYVARRVWDWPFWKAFLPVFVFISIEVGYVAGSLVKFMQGAWFPLVVAAGIWIVMKTWMDGRAVLFQAMQRGRLPVSFLIEEIQKDRIIRVPGTAVFMSASADGLPLALLHHLKHNKALHKQVVLLTVRFEDVAHVGRDARHEIEQHCDEFYRVVLRYGFAESPRVFDDLCDALSEKTQLKRASITFYQSREILLTNGPGKMARWRKNLFVTLSRMSRPATGYFELPPRQVCELGIQLEV, encoded by the coding sequence ATGTCCGATCACAAACCGTCTAATAATTGGTCCCTGGCCCTCGTGGCTTTGGGTGTCGTCTTTGGGGATATTGGAACCAGCCCTCTGTATGCACTGCGAGAGTGCCTGGATCACGCGGGGTATGACCCCGCCATCCATGGGGTGGAAATGGTCTATGGCCCCATCTCTTTGATGTTCTGGTCTTTGAGCATCATGGTTTCTGTCAAGTATCTGAGCTTGCTCAGCTATGCGACGGCCCAGGGGGAAGGGGGCATGTTTGCCCTGCTGTCCTTGCTGAAATCCAAAAAGGAAGTTTTGACCCCTAAAAGCATGGCCTTTGTGCTGCTAGTCGTCCTGTTTGGAGCTTCGTTGCTTTATGGCGATGGCATGATCACGCCGGCAATCTCGGTGCTTTCCGCTGTCGAAGGCCTCAAGCAGATCAATCCTGACCTGGCACATTGGGTGGTGCCGATTTCGGTGACCATTTTGATGGGGCTGTTCATGGTGCAGAAGCACGGCACGGCCAAAATCGGGGTCGCCTTTGGCCCGATCATGATCGTGTGGTTCCTGGCGCTTGGCGGGCTGGGGCTGTATCGTTTTCTAGAGCATCCAGAGGTCATTCAGTCTCTGTCTCCACACTGGGGACTGCTGTATCTTTGGGATCATGGGTATCATGGCATTGTCATCATGGGCATGGTGCTGCTGGCGGTGACTGGTTGTGAGGCCCTGTATGCGGACATCGGCCATTTTGGTCATAAGCCGTTGCAGCGTTCCTGGTTCATCATGGTCTGGCCTGCGCTCACTTTAAATTACCTGGGTCAGGGAGCTTTGGTGGTGAATGATCCGGGTGCTCTGGAACATCCGTTTTTCAAGCTGGTGCCGCAGGCGCTTCTGGTGCCAATGATTATTCTGGCGACTGGGGCGACCATCATCGCCTCCCAGGCGATGATTACGGGGGTATTTTCACTGACGCAGCAGGCGGTGCAACTCGGCTACCTGCCCCGCTTGCGTATTGTGCATACGAACCCGGATGTGCGCGGCCAGATCTACATGCCACAGGTCAATTTTCTTCTCATGGCTGCATGCATCGCCCTGGTGATCGGTTTCCAGACCTCCAGCGCACTGGCGTCCGCATATGGGTTGTCCGTATCCATGGAAATGCTGCTGACCAGCATCCTCTTTTACTATGTAGCCCGGCGTGTGTGGGACTGGCCTTTCTGGAAGGCATTTCTGCCCGTATTCGTATTCATCAGCATTGAGGTGGGTTATGTGGCGGGCAGTCTGGTGAAGTTCATGCAGGGTGCCTGGTTCCCGCTGGTGGTGGCTGCTGGTATCTGGATCGTGATGAAAACGTGGATGGACGGGCGGGCAGTGCTTTTTCAGGCGATGCAACGCGGGCGTCTGCCAGTCAGCTTCCTGATTGAGGAGATTCAAAAGGACCGCATTATCCGGGTGCCGGGTACCGCGGTGTTTATGTCTGCCAGTGCGGATGGCCTGCCACTGGCGCTGCTGCATCATTTGAAACACAATAAAGCCCTGCATAAGCAGGTCGTGCTGCTGACCGTCCGGTTCGAAGACGTGGCCCATGTCGGGCGGGATGCGCGGCATGAAATTGAGCAGCATTGCGATGAGTTTTACAGGGTGGTGCTGCGGTATGGATTTGCTGAATCCCCACGGGTCTTTGATGACCTGTGTGATGCCCTGAGTGAGAAGACCCAGCTCAAACGGGCCAGCATTACCTTCTACCAAAGCCGT